The following DNA comes from Candidatus Cloacimonas sp..
TTTTCATAAAGAGGGACAGGTGGAACAAGAGCTGATAATGAACCAGCCACAACAAGCGTTAGTAGCAGAATTATCCGCTTCCGGAAAAGGCAAGACATTTTAATCCCCCAAGGCAAGTAATATCGTGAAGACAAAAAGTTCGCTACCAACCTCTGAAAGCAGATAGCCATATTATAAACCTATTTATTATAACTGCTTAAATCGTCAATTAAAAAAACGCCTGAAGAAACATAACTCTTCTTCAGGCATAATAATAGTATTGTATCTACGGTTGAAAGGTTTTCCTTACAAATTCTTACCGGCAAGAATATCTGCCTCGTTGCATTTGCAAATTTTAACATATTGCTTCTGAGGTGACCAGCTGCCATCGTTCTTTTTGTTGGTAATAAGCTTAATTCTTTTTATTTCCGTATTACAAACAGGGCAGATCACTTTCCCCTCGGTTGATATTTCATGCGCCAATTTGGCAGTAAAACTTTTAACTTTTCCCATTTTTATCCTCTTTTTTAGTTAGCTCTTTCTATATATTCACCCGTGCGGGTGTCTATTCTGATTTTATCTCCTACCTCTACAAAGAACGGAACCATTAGTCGCAAACCAGTTTCCGTAAAAGCAACTTTTCCGCTTCCGGAGGCAGTATTTCCTTTCACATTGGGTTCACACTCGGCAATTTTTTGAACCACGGTTGTAGGCAGTTCAATTCCGATAATTTCTCCTTCAGGAGTGGCGGCTACCATAACTTCCATATTATCAACTAACAGCTTTTCTTTATCTCCCAAAAGGGATACATCAATGTGCATTTGCTCATAGTTATCTGAATCCATAAGCACCAAAAAATTTCCGTCCCGATAAAGATATTCCTTCTTGGTGCGCTCGATTCTTACTTCATTAAAAGAATCACTTTCCCGAAAAGTATTTTCCAAAACTCTTCCAGTGCGGATATTTTTTAGTTTGGAACGCAGAAAAGCCGGACCTTTACCCGGTTTTACATGCAAAAATTCCACAACTTCGTACAAATCATCTTTGAATTCAATGATCATTCCATTTCTAATATCAGCCATTGTAGCCATATTTGTTTCCTTATAGTTAAACTAAGGAAGTCAGCTTTTAAAAGGCAGAGATTTTGGCAAGGATTTTTTGAGAAAGTTGGAAAACAAATCAGTAAAGTAGTGTTTTAGCGAAATAAAGTTCCAAGTTTAGAGGCAATTTCACTCAGCGAAATTTAAACTTGACACCATAGGCATTTTAATAGATAAGGAAAAGTTATGAAAATAGAAAGGCATTTTTTTTGCGAACTGAAACACTACCGTGAACCTGCACCACAATTATGTGCTGTATGTTCACGCATATTCAAATGCAAGAGTTTTCGTGCCTGGTATAAAATACATTTTAATGAATATTTGAATTTTGTAACTGAAATTACCAAAAAATTCCCTGATAAATATACGATGGAGGTTCAATTTATGGCTGAAAAACAGAGCTTCGTCCAAATTGTGGATATGGCTACCGGCAAAATCGAAAGGGTAGTCAGTTTAAACGAAATTGAGGCATTATCCGCAGAGGAAAAACTTGCCTTGTCTCGTAATAAGAACTTATTTATTGTAACCCACCGTTTAGAACCAGTTGTAAAAATCGAACTGAAAAAAACGGTGATTAGTGCCCCTATCCAATTTAGTGAAACACCTGCCAAGGAGTCCGAACCCATAGAAGAAGTTACGCCTTTACCTGTAACGCCCAATAAACAGAAAACAAAACACCCTGCCAAAAGCTGAATAAGCTTAGAATAATTCTGGGCAAGAAAATTTCCTTTTACAGAATTGTGCATTAAAAAATAATGGCACAAACTGGATGAATAGAGGGAAATTATCTCTATAAACTTGGCAAAGGAGAAATTATGTTTATACTCGAAGATAAACATTTAGAAGTGGCAAAGGAAATTGCCCAAAGGAATCGTCACAAAAAGAGTTGTGACCATTGCTACGATCGTGGTTGGATTGGAGTTAGCGAACAAAATTTACTTGTCCTCTGCCCAAAATGTGTGGATATGGAAAAAGCCCTGGAAGAATGGAAAAATTATGTTTCCGAACATGAGGAATTAAAAGAACATTTCAGTGAATTATTTGAAGAGAAAAAAGTGGAAACGGAACAGGAGAATCCCTTATTACAAAAAGAAAGAGAACATACCAAAAACCATCCTTCCAATCAGCAGAAATATGTCCCCGGTCAAAAAAGAGCGGGGCATCAGAAGAAAATCGGATAAGGTGTATGTATAAGACAATAGAGCTGAAAGAAAGTCCTCGTCACTTAGAAAATCGCATTCGTGCCTATTGGAAGCAACAGAATTTGATTCAAAAAAGCGTGGATATTCGCGAAGGCAATCCTCGTTTCATTTTTTATGAAGGTCCTCCCACCGCAAATGGTAAACCGGGCATTCATCATATTATGGCAAGGACTTTGAAAGATGTTATTTGCCGTTATAAAACAATGAACGGCTTTCAAGTTAAAAGAAAAGCCGGATGGGATACGCACGGTTTGCCAGTAGAAATTGAAGTGGAGAAATTACTTGGTTTAAAAGATAAACGCGGCATAGAAGAGTATGGTATAGAAAAATTTTGCCAAAAATGCCGGGAATCGGTTTTCAGCTACGAAAAACTCTGGCGTGAAATGACAGAATTGATGGGCTATTGGATAGATCTGGATCATCCCTACATCACCCTAAAAAATAGCTATATAGAATCCGTTTGGTGGATTTTGGATAACTTTTTTTCCCGCGAGCTAATTTATAAAGCATATAAAATAGTTCCCTATTGTCCCAGTTGTGGAACTCCGCTATCTTCGCATGAAGTGGCTCAGGGCTATCAAGATGTGGAAGATCCATCCATTTTTGTAAAATTTAAAGCAAGAGATGAAGAAAATACCTATTTTCTGGCTTGGACAACCACTCCCTGGACACTAATTTCCAATGTTGCCTTAGCAGTTCATCCGGAAGAGACCTATGTGAAAGTTGACTACAAGGGTGAAAATTTAATCTTGGCTAAAGCGC
Coding sequences within:
- the efp gene encoding elongation factor P, encoding MATMADIRNGMIIEFKDDLYEVVEFLHVKPGKGPAFLRSKLKNIRTGRVLENTFRESDSFNEVRIERTKKEYLYRDGNFLVLMDSDNYEQMHIDVSLLGDKEKLLVDNMEVMVAATPEGEIIGIELPTTVVQKIAECEPNVKGNTASGSGKVAFTETGLRLMVPFFVEVGDKIRIDTRTGEYIERAN